In a single window of the Pongo abelii isolate AG06213 chromosome 1, NHGRI_mPonAbe1-v2.0_pri, whole genome shotgun sequence genome:
- the LOC134760683 gene encoding neuroblastoma breakpoint family member 3-like isoform X1, translating into MVVSAGPWSSEEAEMNILEINKKSCPQLAENKQQFRNLKQKFLVTQLAYFLAKQQNNYEYEDCKDLLKSMLRDERLFKEEKLAEQLGQTEELRQYKVLVHSHERELTQLREKLQEGRDASHSLKQHLQALLTPDEPDNSQGRDLREQLAEGCRLAQHLVQKLSPENDEDEDEDVKVEEAEKVQELCAPREVQKAEEKEVPEDSLEECVVTCSNSHGPCESNQPHGNTKITFEEDQVDSTLVVDSESSDDEWQDAVNLLPVPGPTSSATNVSMVVSAGPWPSEEAEMNILEINKKSRPQLAEHKQQFRNLKQKFLVTQLAYFLANRQNNYEYEDCKDLLKSMLRDERLFKEEKLAEQLGQAEELRQYKILVHSHERELTRLREKLQEGRDASRSLKQHLQALLTPDEPDNSQGRDLREQLAEGCRLAQHLVQKLSPENDEDEDEDVKVEEAEKVQELCAPREVQKAEEKEVPENSLEECVVTCSNSHGPCESNQPHGNTKITFEEDQLDSTLVVDSESSDDEWQDVVNLLPVPGPTSSATNVSMVVSAGPWPSEEAEMNILEINKKSRPQLAEHKQQFRNLKQKFLVTQLAYFLANRQNNYEYEDCKDLLKSMLRDERLFKEGKLAEQLGQAEELRQYKILVHSHERELTRLREKLQEGRDASRSLKQHLQALLTPDEPDNSQGRDLREQLAEGCRLAQHLIQKLSPENDEDEDEDVKVEEAEKVQELCTPREVQKPEEKEVPEDSLEECVVTCSNSHGPCESNQPHRNTKITFEANQFDSTLIDSFSHDEWLDAVCIIPENESDHEEEEEKGPVSPRNLQESEEEEAPQESWDEDDSTLSISPDMSASYQSDRSTFHSVEEQQVGLALDIGRHWCDQVKKEDQEATGPRLSRELLDEKEPEVLQDSLDRFYSTPCGYLELPDLCQPYRSAFYSPEEQHLGLALDVDGIKKDQEEEEDQGPPCPRLSRELLEVVEPEDLQDSLERCYSTPSSYLELPDSCQPYGSCFYSLEEQHIGFSLDVDEIEKYQEGEEDQNLPCPRLDGVLMEAEEPEVLQDSLDRCYSTTSTYFELHASFQHYRSAFYSFDEQHVSLALDMDNRFFTLTVIRHHLVFQMGVIFPH; encoded by the exons ATGGTGGTGTCTGCTGGCCCTTGGTCCAGTGAGGAGGCAGAGATGAACATTCTAGAAATCAACAAGAAATCGTGCCCCCAGCTGGCAGAGAACAAACAGCAGTTCAGAAACCTCAAACAGAAATTTCTTGTAACTCAACTGGCCTACTTCCTGGCCAAGCAGCAGAATAATTACG AGTATGAAGACTGCAAAGACCTCCTCAAATCTATGCTGAGGGATGAGCGGCTGTTCAAGGAAGAGAAGCTTGCAGAGCAGCTCGGGCAAACTGAGGAGCTCAG GCAATATAAAGTCCTGGTTCACTCTCATGAACGAGAGCTTACCCAATTAAGGGAGAAGTTACAGGAAGGGAGAGATGCCTCCCACTCATTGAAACAGCATCTCCAGGCCCTCCTCACTCCGGATGAGCCGGACAACTCCCAGGGACGGGACCTCCGAGAACAGCTGGCTGAGGGATGTAGGCTGGCACAGCACCTCGTCCAAAAGCTCAGCCCAG aaaatgacgaagatgaggatgaagatgTTAAAGTTGAGGAGGCTGAGAAAGTACAGGAATTATGTGCTCCCAG GGAGGTGCAGAAGGCTGAAGAAAAGGAAGTCCCTGAGGACTCACTGGAGGAATGTGTCGTCACTTGTTCAAATAGCCACGGCCCTTGTGAGTCCAACCAGCCTCACGGGAACACCAAAATCACATTTGAGGAAGACCAAGTCGACTCAACTCTAGTTGTAGACAGTGAATCCTCTGATGATGAATGGCAGGATGCTGTAAACCTTCTCCCAG TCCCTGGCCCCACCTCTTCTGCCACAAACGTCAGCATGGTGGTGTCTGCTGGCCCTTGGCCCAGTGAGGAGGCAGAGATGAACATTCTAGAAATCAACAAGAAATCGCGCCCCCAGCTGGCAGAGCACAAACAGCAGTTCAGAAACCTCAAACAGAAATTTCTTGTAACTCAACTGGCCTACTTCCTGGCCAACCGGCAGAATAATTACG AGTATGAAGACTGCAAAGACCTCCTCAAATCTATGCTGAGGGATGAGCGGCTGTTCAAGGAAGAGAAGCTTGCAGAGCAGCTCGGGCAAGCTGAGGAGCTCAG GCAATATAAAATCCTGGTTCACTCTCATGAACGAGAGCTTACCCGATTAAGGGAGAAGTTACAGGAAGGGAGAGATGCCTCCCGCTCATTGAAACAGCATCTCCAGGCCCTCCTCACTCCGGATGAGCCGGACAACTCCCAGGGACGGGACCTCCGAGAACAGCTGGCTGAGGGATGTAGGCTGGCACAGCACCTCGTCCAAAAGCTCAGTCCAG AAAATGAtgaagatgaggatgaagacgTTAAAGTTGAGGAGGCTGAGAAAGTGCAGGAATTATGTGCCCCCAG GGAGGTGCAGAAGGCTGAAGAAAAGGAAGTCCCTGAGAACTCACTGGAGGAATGTGTCGTCACTTGTTCAAATAGCCACGGCCCTTGTGAGTCCAACCAGCCTCACGGGAACACCAAAATCACATTTGAGGAAGACCAACTCGACTCAACTCTAGTTGTAGACAGTGAATCCTCTGATGATGAATGGCAGGATGTTGTAAACCTTCTCCCAG TCCCTGGCCCCACCTCTTCTGCCACAAACGTCAGCATGGTGGTGTCTGCTGGCCCTTGGCCCAGTGAGGAGGCAGAGATGAACATTCTAGAAATCAACAAGAAATCGCGCCCCCAGCTGGCAGAGCACAAACAGCAGTTCAGAAACCTCAAACAGAAATTTCTTGTAACTCAACTGGCCTACTTCCTGGCCAACCGGCAGAATAATTACG AGTATGAAGACTGCAAAGACCTCCTCAAATCTATGCTGAGGGATGAGCGGCTGTTCAAGGAAGGGAAGCTTGCAGAGCAGCTCGGGCAAGCTGAGGAGCTCAG GCAATATAAAATCCTGGTTCACTCTCATGAACGAGAGCTTACCCGATTAAGGGAGAAGTTACAGGAAGGGAGAGATGCCTCCCGCTCATTGAAACAGCATCTCCAGGCCCTCCTCACTCCGGATGAGCCGGACAACTCCCAGGGACGGGACCTCCGAGAACAGCTGGCTGAGGGATGTAGGCTGGCACAGCACCTCATCCAAAAGCTCAGTCCAG AAAATGACgaagatgaggatgaagatgTTAAAGTTGAGGAGGCTGAGAAAGTGCAGGAATTATGTACCCCCAG GGAGGTGCAGAAGCCTGAAGAAAAGGAAGTCCCTGAGGACTCACTGGAGGAATGTGTCGTCACTTGTTCAAATAGCCATGGCCCTTGTGAGTCCAACCAGCCTCACAGGAACACCAAAATCACATTTGAGGCAAACCAGTTCGACTCAACTCTCATTGACTCATTCTCTCATGATGAATGGTTGGATGCTGTGTGCATTATCCCAG AAAATGAAAGTGATcatgaagaagaggaggaaaaagggcCAGTGTCTCCCAG GAATCTGCAGGAGTCTGAAGAGGAGGAAGCCCCCCAGGAGTCCTGGGATGAAGATGATTCGACTCTCTCAATTTCTCCTGACATGTCTGCCTCATACCAGTCTGACAGGAGCACCTTTCACTCAGTAGAGGAACAGCAAGTCGGCTTGGCTCTTGACATAGGCA GACATTGGTGTGATCAAGTGAAAAAGGAGGACCAAGAGGCCACAGGTCCCAG GCTCAGCAGGGAGCTGCTGGATGAGAAAGAGCCTGAAGTCTTGCAGGACTCACTGGATAGATTTTATTCAACTCCTTGTGGGTATCTTGAACTGCCTGACTTATGCCAGCCCTACAGAAGTGCCTTTTACTCACCGGAGGAACAACACCTTGGCTTGGCTCTTGACGTGGACG GAATTAAAAAGGaccaagaagaggaagaagaccaAGGCCCACCATGCCCCAG GCTCAGCAGAGAGCTGCTGGAGGTAGTAGAGCCTGAGGACTTGCAGGACTCACTGGAGAGATGTTATTCGACTCCTTCTAGTTATCTAGAACTGCCTGATTCATGCCAGCCCTACGGAAGTTGCTTTTACTCATTGGAGGAACAACACATTGGCTTTTCTCTTGACGTGGATG AAATTGAAAAGTACCAAGAAGGGGAAGAAGATCAAAACCTACCATGCCCCAG GCTCGATGGGGTGCTGATGGAAGCAGAAGAGCCTGAAGTCTTGCAGGACTCACTGGATAGATGTTATTCAACTACTTCAACTTACTTTGAACTACATGCCTCATTCCAGCACTACAGAAGTGCCTTTTACTCATTTGATGAACAACACGTCAGCTTGGCCCTTGACATGGACAATAGGTTTTTTACTTTGACGGTGATAAGGCACCACCTGGTCTTCCAGATGGGAGTCATATTCCCACACTAA
- the LOC134760683 gene encoding neuroblastoma breakpoint family member 3-like isoform X2, which produces MVVSAGPWSSEEAEMNILEINKKSCPQLAENKQQFRNLKQKFLVTQLAYFLAKQQNNYEYEDCKDLLKSMLRDERLFKEEKLAEQLGQTEELRQYKVLVHSHERELTQLREKLQEGRDASHSLKQHLQALLTPDEPDNSQGRDLREQLAEGCRLAQHLVQKLSPENDEDEDEDVKVEEAEKVQELCAPREVQKAEEKEVPEDSLEECVVTCSNSHGPCESNQPHGNTKITFEEDQVDSTLVVDSESSDDEWQDAVNLLPVPGPTSSATNVSMVVSAGPWPSEEAEMNILEINKKSRPQLAEHKQQFRNLKQKFLVTQLAYFLANRQNNYEYEDCKDLLKSMLRDERLFKEEKLAEQLGQAEELRQYKILVHSHERELTRLREKLQEGRDASRSLKQHLQALLTPDEPDNSQGRDLREQLAEGCRLAQHLVQKLSPENDEDEDEDVKVEEAEKVQELCTPREVQKPEEKEVPEDSLEECVVTCSNSHGPCESNQPHRNTKITFEANQFDSTLIDSFSHDEWLDAVCIIPENESDHEEEEEKGPVSPRNLQESEEEEAPQESWDEDDSTLSISPDMSASYQSDRSTFHSVEEQQVGLALDIGRHWCDQVKKEDQEATGPRLSRELLDEKEPEVLQDSLDRFYSTPCGYLELPDLCQPYRSAFYSPEEQHLGLALDVDGIKKDQEEEEDQGPPCPRLSRELLEVVEPEDLQDSLERCYSTPSSYLELPDSCQPYGSCFYSLEEQHIGFSLDVDEIEKYQEGEEDQNLPCPRLDGVLMEAEEPEVLQDSLDRCYSTTSTYFELHASFQHYRSAFYSFDEQHVSLALDMDNRFFTLTVIRHHLVFQMGVIFPH; this is translated from the exons ATGGTGGTGTCTGCTGGCCCTTGGTCCAGTGAGGAGGCAGAGATGAACATTCTAGAAATCAACAAGAAATCGTGCCCCCAGCTGGCAGAGAACAAACAGCAGTTCAGAAACCTCAAACAGAAATTTCTTGTAACTCAACTGGCCTACTTCCTGGCCAAGCAGCAGAATAATTACG AGTATGAAGACTGCAAAGACCTCCTCAAATCTATGCTGAGGGATGAGCGGCTGTTCAAGGAAGAGAAGCTTGCAGAGCAGCTCGGGCAAACTGAGGAGCTCAG GCAATATAAAGTCCTGGTTCACTCTCATGAACGAGAGCTTACCCAATTAAGGGAGAAGTTACAGGAAGGGAGAGATGCCTCCCACTCATTGAAACAGCATCTCCAGGCCCTCCTCACTCCGGATGAGCCGGACAACTCCCAGGGACGGGACCTCCGAGAACAGCTGGCTGAGGGATGTAGGCTGGCACAGCACCTCGTCCAAAAGCTCAGCCCAG aaaatgacgaagatgaggatgaagatgTTAAAGTTGAGGAGGCTGAGAAAGTACAGGAATTATGTGCTCCCAG GGAGGTGCAGAAGGCTGAAGAAAAGGAAGTCCCTGAGGACTCACTGGAGGAATGTGTCGTCACTTGTTCAAATAGCCACGGCCCTTGTGAGTCCAACCAGCCTCACGGGAACACCAAAATCACATTTGAGGAAGACCAAGTCGACTCAACTCTAGTTGTAGACAGTGAATCCTCTGATGATGAATGGCAGGATGCTGTAAACCTTCTCCCAG TCCCTGGCCCCACCTCTTCTGCCACAAACGTCAGCATGGTGGTGTCTGCTGGCCCTTGGCCCAGTGAGGAGGCAGAGATGAACATTCTAGAAATCAACAAGAAATCGCGCCCCCAGCTGGCAGAGCACAAACAGCAGTTCAGAAACCTCAAACAGAAATTTCTTGTAACTCAACTGGCCTACTTCCTGGCCAACCGGCAGAATAATTACG AGTATGAAGACTGCAAAGACCTCCTCAAATCTATGCTGAGGGATGAGCGGCTGTTCAAGGAAGAGAAGCTTGCAGAGCAGCTCGGGCAAGCTGAGGAGCTCAG GCAATATAAAATCCTGGTTCACTCTCATGAACGAGAGCTTACCCGATTAAGGGAGAAGTTACAGGAAGGGAGAGATGCCTCCCGCTCATTGAAACAGCATCTCCAGGCCCTCCTCACTCCGGATGAGCCGGACAACTCCCAGGGACGGGACCTCCGAGAACAGCTGGCTGAGGGATGTAGGCTGGCACAGCACCTCGTCCAAAAGCTCAGTCCAG AAAATGACgaagatgaggatgaagatgTTAAAGTTGAGGAGGCTGAGAAAGTGCAGGAATTATGTACCCCCAG GGAGGTGCAGAAGCCTGAAGAAAAGGAAGTCCCTGAGGACTCACTGGAGGAATGTGTCGTCACTTGTTCAAATAGCCATGGCCCTTGTGAGTCCAACCAGCCTCACAGGAACACCAAAATCACATTTGAGGCAAACCAGTTCGACTCAACTCTCATTGACTCATTCTCTCATGATGAATGGTTGGATGCTGTGTGCATTATCCCAG AAAATGAAAGTGATcatgaagaagaggaggaaaaagggcCAGTGTCTCCCAG GAATCTGCAGGAGTCTGAAGAGGAGGAAGCCCCCCAGGAGTCCTGGGATGAAGATGATTCGACTCTCTCAATTTCTCCTGACATGTCTGCCTCATACCAGTCTGACAGGAGCACCTTTCACTCAGTAGAGGAACAGCAAGTCGGCTTGGCTCTTGACATAGGCA GACATTGGTGTGATCAAGTGAAAAAGGAGGACCAAGAGGCCACAGGTCCCAG GCTCAGCAGGGAGCTGCTGGATGAGAAAGAGCCTGAAGTCTTGCAGGACTCACTGGATAGATTTTATTCAACTCCTTGTGGGTATCTTGAACTGCCTGACTTATGCCAGCCCTACAGAAGTGCCTTTTACTCACCGGAGGAACAACACCTTGGCTTGGCTCTTGACGTGGACG GAATTAAAAAGGaccaagaagaggaagaagaccaAGGCCCACCATGCCCCAG GCTCAGCAGAGAGCTGCTGGAGGTAGTAGAGCCTGAGGACTTGCAGGACTCACTGGAGAGATGTTATTCGACTCCTTCTAGTTATCTAGAACTGCCTGATTCATGCCAGCCCTACGGAAGTTGCTTTTACTCATTGGAGGAACAACACATTGGCTTTTCTCTTGACGTGGATG AAATTGAAAAGTACCAAGAAGGGGAAGAAGATCAAAACCTACCATGCCCCAG GCTCGATGGGGTGCTGATGGAAGCAGAAGAGCCTGAAGTCTTGCAGGACTCACTGGATAGATGTTATTCAACTACTTCAACTTACTTTGAACTACATGCCTCATTCCAGCACTACAGAAGTGCCTTTTACTCATTTGATGAACAACACGTCAGCTTGGCCCTTGACATGGACAATAGGTTTTTTACTTTGACGGTGATAAGGCACCACCTGGTCTTCCAGATGGGAGTCATATTCCCACACTAA